Proteins encoded in a region of the Zea mays cultivar B73 chromosome 2, Zm-B73-REFERENCE-NAM-5.0, whole genome shotgun sequence genome:
- the LOC103646160 gene encoding uncharacterized protein At1g65710 isoform X2 has product MLCHVCTTKRKTPIHASGSSTPQTPPPHRFAVSRSPRLSPPPPRPNPMGLCFSKKQQAKRRDEQPSSDAKKSSRRKSGSDTVLVADAKKAPQAKAPAPPKKAVARPEELAADKRTVFVVKAAAAAAAAEVAAAAKGGSEEAEAKREAPEEEPMPVAVAVARAPVRTSSCTKEEVDAILIQCGRLSRTSSASGNPPSGEHGGGRRRYAGSKRSYDFDHGTRGGGGDVDECDWGREGAAVTRPSPRRRTPERKRSSSHDGRTGGGSGSGSRSRRISRSPGRRADVVPAAGSSETGERGARQHPGKMVSVPAREKGRAQSPVKAASSGKRYPSPRSNSPARAAASGNENAGVQSTHGPSLSRNSSKKAEQSPFRRNPMAELDENALGNNHHHSNGKPVKKTAERAKDQIPSCRTTAKEKEIVEEAVASDTRAAPARMKATHSVSIVAENVTNPRPGSRSSRRSSRDFEHNDNTYASLLLEDIQNYHQQSASAATATATPAPTLALPACVSNAFSILEAVANLNSSSPDNKSFELERSVNDKESFVNGRYGGNGASTTLVVESEVGVKDDLMEPSMHKYVSVRDIRGERRETEPQESAGSNSFASDAWTCSWEPKSVDSTDRTRSRTASKSYNGDKVEQSWQSKQKLSSSQEPSHRGSTSNVYA; this is encoded by the exons ATGTTGTGTCATGTGTGCACCACGAAGCGCAAAACTCCAATCCACGCATCCGGAAGCTCTACCCCTCAAACACCACCGCCGCATCGGTTCGCCGTTAGCCGGTCACCTCGCCTCTCTCCTCCCCCACCGCGTCCGAATCCCATGGGGCTCTGTTTCAGCAAGAAGCAGCAAGCGAAGCGCCGAGACGAGCAGCCGTCCAGTGACGCCAAGAAGAGCAGCCGCCGGAAATCCGGCAGCGACACCGTGCTTGTGGCCGATGCCAAAAAGGCGCCTCAGGCAAAGGCGCCGGCGCCGCCCAAGAAGGCTGTAGCCAGGCCGGAGGAGCTGGCAGCCGACAAGAGGACGGTGTTCGTCGTCaaggccgcggcggcggcggcggccgccgaGGTCGCAGCCGCCGCGAAGGGCGGGTCCGAGGAGGCGGAGGCGAAGAGGGAGGCGCCGGAGGAGGAGCCGAtgcccgtcgccgtcgccgtggcCCGGGCGCCGGTGCGGACGTCGAGCTGCACCAAGGAGGAGGTGGACGCGATCCTGATCCAGTGCGGCCGCCTCAGCCGGACCTCGTCGGCGTCGGGGAATCCGCCATCGGGCGAGCACGGCGGCGGGCGCCGAAGGTACGCCGGATCCAAGCGGAGCTATGACTTCGACCACGGCACGAGGGGCGGTGGCGGCGACGTCGACGAGTGCGATTGGGGCAGGGAGGGGGCCGCGGTGACCAGGCCCTCCCCGCGCCGGAGGACGCCGGAGCGGAAGCGCTCATCGAGCCACGATGGCCGCACTGGCGGCGGGAGCGGGAGcgggagccggagccggaggattAGCCGGTCGCCGGGGCGGCGCGCGGACGTCGTCCCCGCCGCGGGGAGCTCCGAAACCGGCGAGCGAGGGGCGAGGCAGCATCCTGGCAAGATGGTGTCGGTCCCGGCCAGGGAGAAGGGGCGCGCGCAGTCGCCCGTGAAGGCTGCTTCGTCTGGCAAGAGATACCCATCGCCAAGGTCGAACTCGCCCGCGAGGGCAGCGGCCTCGGGGAACGAGAATGCCGGGGTGCAGTCGACGCACGGGCCGTCGCTGAGCCGCAACTCCTCGAAGAAGGCCGAGCAGTCGCCATTCCGTCGCAACCCCATGGCGGAACTCGACGAGAATGCGCTCGGCAACAACCACCATCACAGCAACGGCAAGCCTGTAAAG AAGACTGCGGAGCGGGCAAAGGATCAGATCCCCAGCTGCCGAACAACTGCGAAGGAGAAGGAAATTGTGGAGGAGGCCGTGGCTTCGGACACCAGAGCAGCGCCCGCAAGGATGAAGGCGACCCACTCGGTGAGTATTGTGGCTGAGAACGTCACCAATCCGAGGCCGGGGAGCCGGTCGTCGAGGCGGTCCTCGCGTGACTTCGAGCACAACGACAACACCTACGCATCCCTGCTACTGGAGGACATCCAAAACTACCACCAGCAGAGCGCCAGCGCTGCCACCGCCACTGCCACTCCAGCGCCGACCTTGGCGCTCCCAGCGTGCGTGTCGAATGCCTTCTCGATCCTTGAAGCTGTCGCCAACCTCAACTCCTCGTCGCCCGACAACAAGAGCTTCGAGCTGGAGAGgtcggtcaacgacaaggaatccttcgtcaacgggaGGTACGGCGGCAATGGTGCGAGCACCACCCTCGTGGTGGAGTCGGAGGTCGGCGTGAAGGACGACCTCATGGAGCCGAGCATGCACAAGTACGTCTCCGTGCGTGACATCcgtggggagaggagggagaccgagCCGCAGGAGTCTGCGGGGAGCAACAGCTTTGCCAGTGACGCCTGGACGTGCTCGTGGGAGCCCAAGTCCGTTGACTCCACAGACCGGACCAGGAGTAGGACGGCCTCGAAGTCGTACAACGGTGACAAGGTGGAGCAGTCGTGGCAGAGCAAGCAGAAGCTGTCGTCATCCCAGGAGCCCAGCCACCGTGGTTCTACTAGCAATGTTTATGCTTAG
- the LOC103646161 gene encoding uncharacterized protein → MTSQHGPDYDWRTSPIDPQAVYASGGKAHGRYTMFANVIDSSQVRVQRGGSSRSAARSSRRSTQDPAEVEQLREELRRDQDYLKQKAAQHEYYATQIQQQQTLIQQLAQAQGIHVLVPPPPPPVHYPWSSPPPVPTSPSTEHQVCIFIII, encoded by the exons ATGACTAGTCAGCACGGACCAGACTATGACTGGAGGACCTCACCTATTGATCCTCAGGCTGTGTATGCAAGTGGTGGAAAAGCTCATGGAAG gtacacaatgtttgctaacgtcatcgactcgagccaggttagggttcagcgtggaggttcatcgaggtctgctgctcgtagctcccgtCGCTCCACTCAAGATCCAGCAGAAGTGGAGCAACTGCGAGAAGAACTTAGGCGAGATCAGGATTACTTGAAGCAAAAAGCTGCGCAACATGAATATTATGCTACACAGATTCAGCAACAACAAACACtcatacaa caactagcacagGCCCAAGGGATACACGTCCTGGTGCCCCCCCCACCACCTCCCGTTCATTATCCTTGGTCTTCACCTCCACCTGTACCTACATCTCCAtctaccgaacatcaggtatgcatATTTATCATCATTTAG
- the LOC103646160 gene encoding uncharacterized protein At1g65710 isoform X1, with protein MLCHVCTTKRKTPIHASGSSTPQTPPPHRFAVSRSPRLSPPPPRPNPMGLCFSKKQQAKRRDEQPSSDAKKSSRRKSGSDTVLVADAKKAPQAKAPAPPKKAVARPEELAADKRTVFVVKAAAAAAAAEVAAAAKGGSEEAEAKREAPEEEPMPVAVAVARAPVRTSSCTKEEVDAILIQCGRLSRTSSASGNPPSGEHGGGRRRYAGSKRSYDFDHGTRGGGGDVDECDWGREGAAVTRPSPRRRTPERKRSSSHDGRTGGGSGSGSRSRRISRSPGRRADVVPAAGSSETGERGARQHPGKMVSVPAREKGRAQSPVKAASSGKRYPSPRSNSPARAAASGNENAGVQSTHGPSLSRNSSKKAEQSPFRRNPMAELDENALGNNHHHSNGKPVKKSADGAIALPQKTAERAKDQIPSCRTTAKEKEIVEEAVASDTRAAPARMKATHSVSIVAENVTNPRPGSRSSRRSSRDFEHNDNTYASLLLEDIQNYHQQSASAATATATPAPTLALPACVSNAFSILEAVANLNSSSPDNKSFELERSVNDKESFVNGRYGGNGASTTLVVESEVGVKDDLMEPSMHKYVSVRDIRGERRETEPQESAGSNSFASDAWTCSWEPKSVDSTDRTRSRTASKSYNGDKVEQSWQSKQKLSSSQEPSHRGSTSNVYA; from the exons ATGTTGTGTCATGTGTGCACCACGAAGCGCAAAACTCCAATCCACGCATCCGGAAGCTCTACCCCTCAAACACCACCGCCGCATCGGTTCGCCGTTAGCCGGTCACCTCGCCTCTCTCCTCCCCCACCGCGTCCGAATCCCATGGGGCTCTGTTTCAGCAAGAAGCAGCAAGCGAAGCGCCGAGACGAGCAGCCGTCCAGTGACGCCAAGAAGAGCAGCCGCCGGAAATCCGGCAGCGACACCGTGCTTGTGGCCGATGCCAAAAAGGCGCCTCAGGCAAAGGCGCCGGCGCCGCCCAAGAAGGCTGTAGCCAGGCCGGAGGAGCTGGCAGCCGACAAGAGGACGGTGTTCGTCGTCaaggccgcggcggcggcggcggccgccgaGGTCGCAGCCGCCGCGAAGGGCGGGTCCGAGGAGGCGGAGGCGAAGAGGGAGGCGCCGGAGGAGGAGCCGAtgcccgtcgccgtcgccgtggcCCGGGCGCCGGTGCGGACGTCGAGCTGCACCAAGGAGGAGGTGGACGCGATCCTGATCCAGTGCGGCCGCCTCAGCCGGACCTCGTCGGCGTCGGGGAATCCGCCATCGGGCGAGCACGGCGGCGGGCGCCGAAGGTACGCCGGATCCAAGCGGAGCTATGACTTCGACCACGGCACGAGGGGCGGTGGCGGCGACGTCGACGAGTGCGATTGGGGCAGGGAGGGGGCCGCGGTGACCAGGCCCTCCCCGCGCCGGAGGACGCCGGAGCGGAAGCGCTCATCGAGCCACGATGGCCGCACTGGCGGCGGGAGCGGGAGcgggagccggagccggaggattAGCCGGTCGCCGGGGCGGCGCGCGGACGTCGTCCCCGCCGCGGGGAGCTCCGAAACCGGCGAGCGAGGGGCGAGGCAGCATCCTGGCAAGATGGTGTCGGTCCCGGCCAGGGAGAAGGGGCGCGCGCAGTCGCCCGTGAAGGCTGCTTCGTCTGGCAAGAGATACCCATCGCCAAGGTCGAACTCGCCCGCGAGGGCAGCGGCCTCGGGGAACGAGAATGCCGGGGTGCAGTCGACGCACGGGCCGTCGCTGAGCCGCAACTCCTCGAAGAAGGCCGAGCAGTCGCCATTCCGTCGCAACCCCATGGCGGAACTCGACGAGAATGCGCTCGGCAACAACCACCATCACAGCAACGGCAAGCCTGTAAAG AAATCCGCTGATGGTGCCATTGCATTGCCACAGAAGACTGCGGAGCGGGCAAAGGATCAGATCCCCAGCTGCCGAACAACTGCGAAGGAGAAGGAAATTGTGGAGGAGGCCGTGGCTTCGGACACCAGAGCAGCGCCCGCAAGGATGAAGGCGACCCACTCGGTGAGTATTGTGGCTGAGAACGTCACCAATCCGAGGCCGGGGAGCCGGTCGTCGAGGCGGTCCTCGCGTGACTTCGAGCACAACGACAACACCTACGCATCCCTGCTACTGGAGGACATCCAAAACTACCACCAGCAGAGCGCCAGCGCTGCCACCGCCACTGCCACTCCAGCGCCGACCTTGGCGCTCCCAGCGTGCGTGTCGAATGCCTTCTCGATCCTTGAAGCTGTCGCCAACCTCAACTCCTCGTCGCCCGACAACAAGAGCTTCGAGCTGGAGAGgtcggtcaacgacaaggaatccttcgtcaacgggaGGTACGGCGGCAATGGTGCGAGCACCACCCTCGTGGTGGAGTCGGAGGTCGGCGTGAAGGACGACCTCATGGAGCCGAGCATGCACAAGTACGTCTCCGTGCGTGACATCcgtggggagaggagggagaccgagCCGCAGGAGTCTGCGGGGAGCAACAGCTTTGCCAGTGACGCCTGGACGTGCTCGTGGGAGCCCAAGTCCGTTGACTCCACAGACCGGACCAGGAGTAGGACGGCCTCGAAGTCGTACAACGGTGACAAGGTGGAGCAGTCGTGGCAGAGCAAGCAGAAGCTGTCGTCATCCCAGGAGCCCAGCCACCGTGGTTCTACTAGCAATGTTTATGCTTAG